The following coding sequences are from one Triticum dicoccoides isolate Atlit2015 ecotype Zavitan chromosome 4A, WEW_v2.0, whole genome shotgun sequence window:
- the LOC119287967 gene encoding 26S proteasome non-ATPase regulatory subunit 8 homolog A-like, whose translation MDPKLVEVTQLFDRFKAAFKASNFDVCSTLLSQLKVLLTKFPSLPPVFQQTPNAVEELKLAREIYEQAVILSVKMEDEDAFERDFCQLKPYYMDTCGIIPPSSEEYPIMGANLLRLLVQNRIAEFHTELELLPAKALDNAYIKHGVELEQSFMEGAYNRVLSARQTAPHETYIYFMDLLVKTVRDEIAGCSEKGYDYLSINDAKQMFKFSSDKELQQYIAEEHPEWDVKDGRVLFQKAKESQPCKEIPAAPVINQTLGYARELERIV comes from the exons atggATCCGAAGCTGGTGGAGGTGACGCAGCTGTTCGACCGCTTCAAGGCGGCCTTCAAGGCCAGCAATTTCGACGTCTGCTCGACCCTCCTCTCGCAGCTCAAG GTCCTCCTCACCAAGTTCCCCAGCCTTCCCCCGGTGTTCCAGCAGACGCCCAACGCCGTGGAGGAGCTCAAGCTTGCGA GGGAAATTTATGAGCAGGCAGTTATTTTGAGTGTGAAAATGGAAGACGAAGATGCATTTGAAAGGGACTTCTGCCAGCTTAAGCCGTATTACATGGACACATG TGGCATAATTCCTccatcatcggaggagtacccaatTATGGGGGCTAATCTTCTGAGGCTGTTAGTCCAGAATAGAATTGCGGAGTTCCACACTGAGCTGGAGCTTCTTCCCGCCAAAGCGCTGGATAATGCTTACATCAAGCACGGGGTTGAGCTCGAGCAGTCCTTTATGGAGGGCGCATACAACCGCGTGCTGAGCGCTCGACAAACCGCGCCGCATGAAACCTACATATACTTCATGGACCTTCTCGTCAAAACGGTTAG AGACGAGATAGCTGGGTGCAGCGAGAAGGGATATGATTACCTGTCAATAAACGACGCGAAGCAGATGTTTAAGTTCAGCTCCGACAAGGAACTGCAACAGTACATCGCAGAG GAGCACCCCGAGTGGGATGTCAAGGACGGCCGAGTCTTGTTCCAGAAGGCGAAGGAGTCCCAGCCCTGCAAGGAGATCCCGGCGGCGCCGGTAATCAACCAGACCCTTGGCTACGCGAGGGAATTGGAGAGGATTGTGTGA
- the LOC119287966 gene encoding histone H3.3 translates to MARTKQTARKSTGGKAPRKQLATKAARKSAPTTGGVKKPHRYRPGTVALREIRKYQKSTELLIRKLPFQRLVREIAQDFKTDLRFQSHAVLALQEAAEAYLVGLFEDTNLCAIHAKRVTIMPKDIQLARRIRGERA, encoded by the exons ATGGCCCGTACCAAGCAGACCGCCCGCAAGTCCACCGGCGGCAAGGCGCCCCGCAAGCAGCTCGCCACCAAG GCGGCGAGGAAGTCGGCGCCGACCACCGGCGGCGTGAAGAAGCCCCACCGCTACAGGCCAGGTACCGTGGCGCTCCGTGAGATCCGCAAGTACCAGAAGTCCACGGAGCTGCTGATCCGCAAGCTGCCGTTCCAGCGCCTGGTCCGCGAGATCGCGCAGGACTTCAAGACGGACCTCCGCTTCCAGTCCCACGCCGTGCTGGCCCTCCAGGAGGCCGCCGAGGCGTACCTGGTGGGGCTGTTCGAGGACACCAACCTGTGCGCCATCCACGCCAAGCGCGTCACcatcatgcccaaggacatccagCTCGCCCGCCGCATCCGCGGggagcgcgcctaa